From one Prochlorococcus marinus XMU1404 genomic stretch:
- a CDS encoding DUF309 domain-containing protein has product MDEESKECFKDSLHTALNLFNNHKWYEAHDAFEEIWNFVDGDERQVIQGILQVSVSQFHLSKGNLNGATILLGEGLGRIKTRTKINLGIDLESFCRCLEDLLWKLQYKVNLNENDKPFLKPL; this is encoded by the coding sequence ATGGATGAAGAAAGTAAAGAATGTTTTAAAGATTCCCTTCATACGGCTTTAAATCTTTTTAATAATCATAAATGGTATGAGGCTCATGATGCTTTTGAAGAAATTTGGAATTTTGTTGATGGTGATGAAAGACAAGTCATCCAAGGGATTCTACAGGTATCTGTCTCACAGTTTCACTTAAGTAAAGGTAATTTAAATGGAGCTACTATTTTGCTTGGAGAAGGTTTGGGGAGAATAAAAACTAGAACCAAGATCAATTTAGGTATTGATCTTGAATCTTTCTGCCGATGTTTGGAAGATTTATTGTGGAAATTACAATATAAAGTGAATTTAAATGAGAACGATAAGCCTTTTCTGAAACCTCTTTGA
- a CDS encoding M15 family metallopeptidase has protein sequence MEQNKDLNQIDIPLAKRTHLNNPNSILLKKSLIFSPFLFLLFSIFTLRLIRNIEIGSLGDLNFQAQINHDHRILGHLPYAEIPKEKLVLIAPNIEVHIDMRDSLLKMRDEAKNDGIYLVFLSGYRSISLQKEIFYSLKSFRNQEAAERARVSAPPGYSEHSTGFAIDIGDATQRETDFETEFENTDAFRWLKKNAAKFHFKLSFNKNNKYIDYEPWHWRYEGSIEALKVFESSNREL, from the coding sequence TTGGAACAAAACAAAGATTTAAATCAAATTGATATACCTCTAGCTAAACGAACCCATTTAAATAATCCCAACTCTATTTTATTAAAAAAATCATTAATATTTTCTCCATTTCTTTTTCTACTTTTTTCTATCTTTACATTGCGATTAATTAGAAATATAGAAATTGGATCTCTTGGTGATCTCAATTTTCAGGCACAGATAAATCACGACCATAGAATTTTAGGTCATTTACCCTATGCCGAAATTCCTAAGGAGAAATTAGTTTTAATTGCTCCCAATATTGAAGTTCATATCGATATGCGTGATTCTTTATTAAAGATGAGAGACGAAGCAAAAAACGATGGTATATATTTAGTTTTCTTGAGTGGCTATAGATCAATAAGTTTGCAAAAAGAAATCTTCTATTCTCTTAAATCTTTTAGAAACCAAGAAGCCGCAGAAAGAGCTAGAGTTTCAGCTCCCCCAGGATATTCTGAACATAGTACTGGTTTTGCAATTGATATTGGTGATGCTACACAAAGAGAAACAGACTTTGAGACCGAATTCGAAAATACTGATGCTTTTAGATGGTTAAAAAAGAATGCAGCTAAATTTCACTTTAAGTTATCATTCAACAAAAATAATAAATATATAGATTATGAACCTTGGCATTGGAGATATGAGGGATCAATTGAAGCTTTAAAAGTTTTTGAAAGTTCAAATAGAGAATTGTGA
- the typA gene encoding translational GTPase TypA has translation MSSSIKEIRNVAIIAHVDHGKTTLVDALLSQSGIFRDNEVIPTCVMDSNDLERERGITILSKNTAVNYKDTRINIIDTPGHADFGGEVERVLGMVDGCLLIVDANEGPMPQTRFVLKKALEKGLRPIVFVNKIDRPRVVPEIAIDKVLDLFLELGADDDQCDFPYLFGSGLSGFAKEEMESDSDNMMPLFEAIIRHVPPPVGDSNKPLQLQITTLDYSDFLGRIVIGKIHNGTIKNGQQASLIKEDGKNIKGKVSKLLGFEGLQRIDINEAFAGDIVAVSGFDDVNIGETIACPDSPHPLPLIKVDEPTLNMTFVVNDSPFAGKEGKFVTSRQLKNRLERELLTNVALRVEETDSPDRFSVSGRGELHLGILIETMRREGFEFQISQPQVIFREIDNVECEPIETLVLDVPEVSVGSCIEKLGSRKAEMKNMQTSSDGRTQLEFLVPSRGLIGFRGEFVRITRGEGIMSHSFYEYKPKTGDFETRRNGVLIAFEEGVATFYALKNAEDRGVYFIKPGVKVYKGMIIGENNRPQDLELNICKTKQLTNMRSAGAEELDTLQSPVDITLERALEYIGPDEMLEVTPDSIRMRKINKKKKY, from the coding sequence ATGTCATCTTCGATAAAAGAAATTAGGAATGTTGCAATTATTGCCCACGTCGATCATGGGAAGACAACTCTTGTGGATGCATTGTTATCTCAATCAGGAATTTTTAGAGACAATGAAGTGATTCCTACATGCGTAATGGATTCGAACGATCTTGAAAGAGAAAGAGGAATTACTATACTCTCAAAAAATACTGCAGTTAACTATAAAGACACAAGAATAAATATTATAGATACACCAGGACACGCAGATTTTGGAGGAGAAGTCGAGAGGGTTCTGGGAATGGTTGATGGCTGTTTGCTTATTGTTGATGCAAATGAGGGACCGATGCCTCAAACAAGATTTGTTTTAAAAAAAGCATTAGAAAAAGGACTAAGGCCGATAGTCTTTGTTAATAAAATTGATAGACCTAGAGTAGTACCTGAAATAGCAATTGATAAGGTCCTTGATTTGTTTTTAGAATTAGGAGCCGATGATGATCAATGCGATTTCCCTTATCTTTTTGGGAGTGGCCTATCTGGTTTCGCAAAAGAGGAAATGGAATCTGATAGTGACAATATGATGCCTCTCTTTGAAGCTATTATTAGACATGTACCGCCTCCAGTGGGCGACTCAAATAAGCCTCTTCAGCTACAAATCACTACTTTAGATTATTCTGATTTTTTAGGTAGAATTGTAATTGGAAAAATTCATAATGGAACTATAAAAAATGGTCAGCAAGCTAGTTTAATTAAAGAAGATGGAAAAAATATCAAAGGAAAAGTTAGTAAGCTATTAGGATTTGAGGGATTGCAAAGGATTGATATAAATGAAGCATTCGCAGGTGATATTGTTGCAGTTTCCGGTTTTGATGACGTCAATATAGGTGAGACCATAGCATGCCCCGATTCCCCTCATCCACTTCCATTAATCAAAGTTGATGAGCCTACTTTAAATATGACTTTTGTTGTCAATGATTCGCCATTTGCAGGGAAAGAAGGAAAATTTGTTACTAGCAGACAATTAAAAAACAGATTGGAGAGAGAACTTTTAACAAATGTTGCCCTTAGGGTCGAAGAAACTGATTCTCCTGACAGATTCTCGGTTTCAGGTAGAGGAGAATTACACTTGGGGATTTTGATTGAAACTATGAGGCGAGAGGGGTTTGAGTTTCAAATATCGCAACCTCAAGTAATTTTTAGAGAAATTGATAATGTTGAATGTGAGCCTATAGAGACTTTGGTTTTAGATGTGCCTGAAGTATCTGTTGGATCATGTATAGAGAAACTTGGCTCTCGAAAGGCAGAGATGAAAAACATGCAGACGAGTTCAGATGGGAGAACTCAATTAGAATTTCTTGTGCCATCAAGGGGACTAATTGGATTTCGTGGTGAATTTGTTCGGATAACTAGAGGTGAAGGTATCATGAGTCACTCTTTTTATGAATATAAACCTAAAACAGGAGACTTTGAAACTAGGAGAAATGGAGTTCTTATAGCTTTTGAGGAAGGTGTGGCCACATTTTATGCATTAAAAAATGCTGAAGATAGAGGAGTTTATTTTATTAAACCAGGAGTTAAAGTTTATAAGGGAATGATAATTGGAGAGAATAATCGACCTCAAGATCTTGAGTTAAATATATGTAAAACTAAACAGTTGACTAATATGAGGTCTGCAGGGGCAGAAGAACTTGATACTTTACAATCACCAGTTGATATTACTCTTGAAAGAGCACTTGAATATATTGGCCCAGATGAAATGTTAGAAGTGACACCGGATTCAATAAGGATGAGAAAAATAAATAAGAAGAAAAAATATTAA